GCCAATGACATAGAAGTTTGTCGATCCACTCGACAAAGAAGAATACCATCATGGCACTCAAATTATGTTTTGACAAACCATGATGCATATTGTCTTTTGACAGAAGATGGAGAGCCAACAACTTTTATGGAGGCTATGCGCAATCCAGACGCTTTTATGTGGATGATAGCAATGCAAGAAGAAATTGAGGTATTACATAGGAACCATACCTGAAAACTTGTTGAACTTCCAGCAGGTCAAAAAGCCATTGGTAGCAAATGGGTttacaagatcaaacaagaTCAAGTGGAACGATATCGTGCAAGATTGGTTGTCAAGGGATATGCTCAGAAAGAAGGTGTTGActtcaatgaaatattttctcCAGTGGTGAGACTAACTACTATTAGAGTAGTTTTGGCTATGTGTGCTGTATTTGATTTACATTTAGAGCAATTAGATATGAAGACTGCTTTTCTTCATGGAGAACATGAAGAAGAGATATATATGCTCCAACCAGAAGGttttgaagaacaagaaaaagaaaacttggTTTGCAGGTTAACTAAATCTCTGTACGGTCTAAAGCAGGCGCCAAGGTGTTAGTACAAGAGATTTGATTCTTTCATTATTAGCCTTGGATACAACAGACTTAGTTCAGACCATTGTACCTACTACAAGAGGTCTAGTGATAATGATTTCATCATTCTGCTGttgtatgtggatgacatgttagTGGTAGGTCCCAACAAAGATCAAATCCAAGAATTGAAGACACAGTTGGCTAGGAAGTTTGATATGAAAGACTTGGGACCAGCAAACAAGATTTTAGGAATGCAAATTCACCGAGACAAAAATGATAGGAAGATTTGGCtaaaagaattatttgaagaaGATCTTGCAACGCTTCAACATGCAAAAATGTAAGCCAATTTCAACCCCACTTCCTATGAGTTTTAAATTATCCTCAAGTATGGGCTCTAGTAGTGAAGCAGAGAGGATGAAAATATCTCGAGTACCGTATGCATCAGCGATGGGAAGCCTTATATATGCCATGATCTGTACAATGCCAGATATTGCTCAAGCAGTTGCAGTGGTAAGTCAATTTATGGCAGATCCGGGTAAAGAGCATTGGAATGTTGTTAAGAGGATCTTGAGATACATCAAAGGGACCTCGAATGTTGCATTATGTTTTGGAGGATCGAAATTCAATGTCAATGGATATGTCGACTCAGACTTTGTAGGTGATCTTGATAAACGAAAATCTACTACATGCTATGTGTTTACACTTGCAGGAGGAGCTATGAGCTGGCTATCTAAATTACAGACTGTTGTAGCTTTATCTACTACAGAAGCTGAATATATGGCAGCTACACAAGCATGCAAGGAAGCTATTTGGATCCAAAGGTTGATAGAAGAACTCGAGCACAAATAACAGAAGATTTCTGTGTATTGTGACAGTCAGAGTGCCTTGCACATTGTAAGGAATCCTACCTTTCATTCAAGAACAAAACACATTGGAGTACAATATCACTTTGTTCGGAAAGTACTAGAAGAAGGAAGTGTTGATATGCAGAAGATTCACACTAAAGACAACCTAGCAGATGCCATGACAAAACCAATCAACACATGAAGATTTGAATGGTGTAGATCCTCATACGGCCTATGGAATTCATGAGCaatatgaattttaaaaatttatcaaaattagcttTAAGTGGGAGATTGTGAAAATTAGTaaagctaattttaaaaaataaataaataaataataactaaataaaataaaaggtaaTAAACAATCCTAGTTTATAACCTTAGAATTTTAATGgttgaaaaaagaagaattatATACCTCTAATTGATGGATGTAGGGGTGGCAACAGAGTGGGTAGGGGCAGGTTTTTGCTCTACCCGACCCCGCCCCGCTCAACAAAAACCCGCATCGAACCCGCGCCGCTTCTACCCGCAGGTAGTAAAATGTTAAACCCTAACCCGCCCATGCGGGTACCCACCCCGCTCCTACCCGCCCCAAGGGCGGGTAGGGGCGGGTTTAACCTAAACCCGACCCCGCCCCGTCCCGTCCAAGAACTCGTCTCGCTAAAACCCACCTCGGTGCGGGTGCGGGTAATTACCCGCCCTGAACGGATAGGGGCGGGGTGGGTACCCCCGGGTTTGGGTAGTGTTGCCACCCCTAGATGGATGGTTTATATTGAAGAGACTCATCTAtaaattgagtttttctttaattcattttaatcaAGTCATTCAGATAgaataacataatatttctttgagtagttttctcCTATATACGATAGAGAGAAGTGTGTTCTCCTTTTGTCAAGAGAGAGTGTTATTGTAGTCTCCTTGTAATAGAGAAAAATTGTaattctcaaaaaaaattattcaattgttttcatattttatacaaatttttaattatttatctctATATTTTGCTGTGTCATTTATCTGATAACTAACAGTTACTTCAATTTACTTCAATTCCAcactagattaaaaaaataataatgcataacatgttactttttttattaattaaattattataatttaaattaattttaaaaaaaataaaattataatttcaatcttatcacacGCATCACATAGATAATTATACTTATTAATAATATACATGACTCTGCATCTATATAATACAGAGCTTCATATAGTGCAATTGATATTCACTTTTaattctgtattttttttttctaagtttacTCAAAACTTTATAGATAAGATGTCTAAAAATTAACCGGACTAATCAAAATTATCCGTGTATTTTATAATTGTATCGTTAAAAAACTATCACAATTCTATAATGAAAAAGTCTTTTTTACAGTGAAAATTGATTAGATgagtgtataatttttttttttaaaattaataaatatatttccTTAAATAAGTATCTAATTATTTATAAGAAAAACCTCTTGattttttcatcattttctccTTTCATCATAGCATGCaccaaaaaataatatgaaattatCGAAAAttctataaattaaattagtcaataaatcagttaaaaaattgatttgataatttatatacagttgtttttatttaaaattgataattaaaatttttaaataattatttaatacttttaattatcaattaaacaTGAAAATAATTGCATATGACTcttcattttaaattaaaatttcatttaatttttttaatccaaattaaaaaaGTCGTCGCACTGGTCCAATTTTCTGTTAACAGATTTCGTATAAATTGAATCGGATCAAATAGAAGGCCCGGCTAATAGTGTGACTCGAATTGTTAGTTCTCAGAACATTGAGCATTATctgtgttttttaaaaaattcttccatttattatctttattttaaacttttataagAAAAGTATatgtataatagtttaaaaTAATGATAccatcaaaaaaaatttctatctCTTAGGAGAACGATAATTTTTTTTCCctccaaatatatattttacaccaACTCAactattacaaaaataactaaaataatacaaatGATAGGATCAAATTTCTATATATACTATCATTTCTTTAAAGCGGATTCTAATATGATTATCTTTCAATagttataataattaatgataTTATACCagtgttattaaaattaaaatgatattatatcttaataatatttttttaagtaacacttttaaaaaaatattatttaataataaaaaaattactttaatttgaacaatattttttaaaataatataattagcaTAATATAGTTATACTAAAAtgactcttttttttaatacatgATTCGTTACTCTATAGCTCAGTTTTTATTGTGCATTATGAGTCATAatttgactttattttttttcattctaagTTTGTAACGGACGATCTTAATAACCATTATTTTGACTTAATGATTAACTGTCATaatatcaactctattcatcaaCTCGAAGTCTATAAAAAGCATTAATTTCTATATCTCGACACAACACAGACACATGATAAGTTCTATTTCATATTTAACATTCTATAATCATAGAATTCTTATacctcttaaatacttactgacttgagcgttGGAGCGTCTTTTGCAAAGACCTACCCTCCGTGTTCTTTTTGCTGAAGTATGCCTCCTTTGGAGACGAAGAAACAAATTCGATTTTCTTTAAGACGAGATATACCTCGAAGTTCATTCACACAAGAACAATTGGCGTCATTGTGGGAACGAATAAAATAATCCCTACTCCCCTCAGGTTCATAAATCTTTATTtacattcaaatttttgaaccaagtTCAACAATcttgtttaaaattattttatttaataccttttatcaaattttaatctaccgtaattttttataaagtatGTACTTTATACATTCGAATTACTTCACTTTTAAATATCATAATATTTCATGTCATAATCAATCAATAAACCAATCCGAGATCAAGCTTGGCTTTCAACAAATTCGAGAACAAACTCAGCTTTTAACCAATTCGAAAACAGatttgactaaaaaaaaatcgattttCAATCAATCCAAGTACAAACTTGCATATCAATTTTactaacttttttaaaattctctACTTACGCAACTAAAATCAGATATTTTATTCATACACAtttttacatttatattttgtataactaatatttactaatttattagttatattcAAACCTCAATATATGTTCTATACAATAATAACCATATAACAACCATactaattgaatttttatttcattatgtGTTATATTCTTATTGCTTaatgattttatttatataattaaatgtaGGTAACGATGAGTTCAAATCTTAAAATTGGATTCTATCAAAAATCAGTTGTATATAACTGTAATACTATTCACTTTAtactattaaattttatgttattatttatttaatgtaaaaaattaaacaaaaaatagttaCGTACAAAcatacaaatttattatttttgcacAAAGAATATACCTCATAACTAAAAaagatttattatattattaaatgactaactattttattcctttattaacAAGTTAATGCAGATTCTACTAAATAAAgttcaaatattaataaataaaattaaataattcataTTTGACATGTATGACATTTATATACATCCTTTTCTTCTTTACAATTATCAactttcaatgtatatttttttattttgaactcTTCTACttttacaatatatattattcaatatatGTTGCGACTTTGTACATgttcattttctcaatttatctTATTCATGTCACGTGACCTTCACTATAAATTGTAAATATTCAATAACTAATTGCTTTGAGCGAGAAATTCATCAATAAGCTGTTGTGGGAAGGAAAAATTCCCAAGACAATTAACCATTATATCCTCGAATCATACAATCGATTCCGCCAATGAATATCTATTTTTGAACTTTTCAGTTCACATACAATCAAATGCTATATGCatgtcataaaaaattattcttaagtGGAAAAGTATCTCCCACACCACTATCTTGATTGAATAACTCTTACCactcaattattttttgaataagtgCCGACATAATAACCCGACTAAACTTGGGGGCTCACTATATCATTATTCACTTATTTTTTAatcgagttataactcattttattttctaaacttAGCCTGGATCATATGATCTATGATCGGCAGACAAAGCTTGGGAGTTGTGATTCGTCATcttatgagttataactcgacTTTATTTGCCTTCATTCTAAGTTTGTAATGGACGATCTTAATAACTAATGGTCATAAcatcaactctattcatcaaCTCTATGTCTATATATAAAAGACACCAATTTTTATTCTTGACACAACACATACACATAATAAGTTCTATTTCATGTTTAACATTCTATAATCATAGAATTTTCATACTTCTTAAATACATATTAACTTAAGTATCGAagtgtcttttgcaggtacTCACCCTCCATATTCTTCTTACCGAAGTATACCTCCTTTGAAGATGAAAAAAcaaattcaatttcctttaAGACGAGATATATCTCAAAAGTTCATCCACACCAGAATAATACACATAATCGTTTTTTATTTAAGACCTTACTCACATACATATCTATAAAAATACTTACAAATATGTGACATATACTGAATCATAGTCTTGCACTTCCTGagcaaagaaaattaaataaaagatacaACAAACTTCAACTAAATTACACTTTTACATATCTTTAATTACAAATCCTTGTTATTTTTTGCAATAAGGTAAAGAGGACTCTTCTTATGTTGTGTTAATCCTGGTAACACTTGAGTATCAATATCTTCTTTTTTGATTCCTTGTGGAAGCTCCCAATCAAAAGAGTAAAGAAGATTAGCAAGAATAAGGTCAAGTGAAGCAAGTGCCATATGTATACCTGGGCAAATTCTTCGACCAGCACCAAATGGAATCAGCTCGAAATGTTGTCCAAGAAAATCTATATCACTGCCTAAGAATCTCTCAGGATAAAATTCATATGGGTCTTTCCAAGCTTCAGGATCTCTATGAATAGCCCAAGCGTTCACATACACTATAGTCTTGCTTGGAATTTCGTACCCATTTATAATGcaagttttgtttgtttcttttggtACAAGTAGTGGTCCTGGTAAGTGCAATCTTAAAGTTTCTTTCATTACTGCTTTAAAATAGCTACACTTTtgaatatcttcttcttctaagaAATCTTTTTGACCTCCAAAGTTTCTAACTTCTTCTTGAACTTTCTTCATTACTCTTGGATTTTTTATTAGTGCCGTCATAGCCCAAACTATTGTGGCTGCAGTTGTATCTGTTGCTGCTACAAGTGTGTcctataaaacaaaattaaataatattagcaAAGCAAATAAATTTAACGGTAAAAGCAGCAGTGATAGAGAATATTTACCACCAGTACGACAATATGTTATTAGAGTAGTGTTACACATACAAGTTATTTAGGTTTACAAGTCATACAAGTTGGGTCAAATCAAACGCGTGCTACTCAATGATTTTAATAGTGTGCTTCgcgtttctcctcctcctcctcttcctttttttcctttttctttgcgtttctcctcctttttcttcgcgtatttcatcttcatcattgttttttattactattgttattgctgcattttttttctctttttctttctattgattttgcaacattatgtatttttttcttctttgtttgattttttctcccaaaaaaaattataaaaaaacaaaataagatgaggaagaagaagcagtaaaagatgaggaggagtaagaggaagagttttgaattatgcagaatttatcagaataaaaatacaccaaaatatcttcgtgttatactcaaatatcttcgtgcTACACCTAAATTTGttgcaaatacaaaaaaatatttcttctaatgctgcattttcccttctttttttcttatttctttccttcttttagttaaatgaatataagttcatcctcttccaattaattttgcagtattatgtgttttttttttcttctttgtttgattttttttattcttattaagagagtaaaacaagaaaaagcttgaaaaagtaaaacaaaaaaaagatgaataagaaaaaagaagaagatagtgatgatgatgaaaaaaaagaagcagtagaggatgaggaagaggaagagaaagaggaagagttttgaattatgtagaacttattagaataaaaatacacctagaaattcttaaaatatacccaaatatcttcatattacacccaaatatcttcataTTACATTCAAATttactgcaaatacagaaaaataatttttcaatgcAAAGCTTTTACATtatattcaattcaaattatcaatgacgaaacattattcacctacaaaatcataaattattaataaaaaaattaactaaaaaaaatttcaatgaaaaaaaaaagagagaaagaggaggagaCGGAAGTGGTGATGTTGGTAACGACAATaacgaaagagaagaaaaagaagaggagaaagaagaaaaggaggagaaaaaaaggagaaaaaaaaatgtgtaGCAGGAAGAAAATGTAGTAACAATTTAAAGGGCGTGATTATAAATGATTTTTAAAgacttatataaaaaaaacacttGCACTACATAAAGAATTATTCATGTTATTATTGTGGAATATATTTACCGTAACTAAATATTGTATACTTGTGATAATATTTACAATTATCTCATGCTATGAAACTAACTACTCAatcaaccaatttttttttaataaataaattcaattattcacaaattttaattttaaaattattattttatttcttttatttatttttttctttttaatatcaCAATTTAATTTACCACCACCAATTATCTGCTACCATAGTTAGTTACCCCTAacaaatacaaattttaaattttaaatcttaaattctatataattaatcagttttatattatttgattttcaaatgctcttttacttttattttggatttttttatagcttttagttttagatttttatatttatttctttttaattggtgattgatttttaaatcagtTGCCTAAATTATTAATGTCGATTTCTTATAccttttctaaatattttacacaatatttattttatatatttatcataaaattactttttttaaaaatttaaactgataaacaaaatatgaaaaattatacctctaatataattttctcatacaagagtttttttttaatttacataaattttacataagctttatttttttcttatttgtctCTTAggttaaaaagaattaaaattctaggcctaattttgataataaaaatttgatattatgtcataaaattattttttaaaaaaatataaactaataaaaaatgattatatCCCTATCACGACATCCTAAATATATACCAACACATACATAATTATGAGTGGAAATTAAAACCATGTATTCAATGAATATACTAAAACAAGATAATGATTCAAAAGAGAAGAGTACAAACCACAAACAGTGCTTTGATGTGATCAATAGTGAGGTCAAAGGATAATGAACGATGGTTCTTCAATTGAAGCAAGACATCAATAATATCCTCTCCTTTAGAAATGTCTCTATTAGGATTCATGTGTTCATCAATCACTTCTTGATAGAACTTATCCAACTCCTTGAAAATTCTTTCAAGACGTGCATGCATTCCATTGAGTCGATCAATCCAACCCAAGAAAGGAATATAATCCGAAACGAAGAAGCTAGCCATCATTGCTTGACATTCATTCAGCAAATCATGGAACCTACTCTTTTCAACTCCTGCATCATCATACCTTTTACCAAAGGCAATCCTACAAATAATAGTGCTTGATAGAGAAATTATCATTTCATTCAAATTTGTCACCTTTTTTGATGATGCATGGCTTGATATTTTCTTGATCCATTGCTTGACCTCAAATTTTCTTATTGAAGAAAAGCTTGATACACGCCTAGAGCTAAGAACATGGGTTACacatatttttctaatttctctCCGAAATTCATTATATGGAGAAAAAATCATCTCTAACCCATTATAGGTTAATTTTTGCTGACCAATTAAGTTTGGTCTTCCGGCAAATTCACGGTCATGATTTTTCAATGTTTCTTTGGCCAACTCAGGGGATGAAATAACAATTGCTTTCCTTAGACCTAATTGAAGGGAG
This sequence is a window from Arachis duranensis cultivar V14167 chromosome 2, aradu.V14167.gnm2.J7QH, whole genome shotgun sequence. Protein-coding genes within it:
- the LOC107475481 gene encoding cytochrome P450 83B1-like; amino-acid sequence: MVSPLVLILCLITLPLFIFVFQKQTTLKNKAFPPGPKGLPIIGNLHQLDNSSLYLQLFELSKKYGPIFSLQLGLRKAIVISSPELAKETLKNHDREFAGRPNLIGQQKLTYNGLEMIFSPYNEFRREIRKICVTHVLSSRRVSSFSSIRKFEVKQWIKKISSHASSKKVTNLNEMIISLSSTIICRIAFGKRYDDAGVEKSRFHDLLNECQAMMASFFVSDYIPFLGWIDRLNGMHARLERIFKELDKFYQEVIDEHMNPNRDISKGEDIIDVLLQLKNHRSLSFDLTIDHIKALFVDTLVAATDTTAATIVWAMTALIKNPRVMKKVQEEVRNFGGQKDFLEEEDIQKCSYFKAVMKETLRLHLPGPLLVPKETNKTCIINGYEIPSKTIVYVNAWAIHRDPEAWKDPYEFYPERFLGSDIDFLGQHFELIPFGAGRRICPGIHMALASLDLILANLLYSFDWELPQGIKKEDIDTQVLPGLTQHKKSPLYLIAKNNKDL